One segment of Oscillospiraceae bacterium MB08-C2-2 DNA contains the following:
- a CDS encoding FeoB-associated Cys-rich membrane protein, giving the protein MSPVDIIILVLVLALVAGGIVFQIRRRIRNKAMGGGCSSCGCSCSGGTSSCKK; this is encoded by the coding sequence GTGAGTCCTGTTGATATCATTATTCTTGTTCTGGTGCTTGCTCTTGTTGCAGGCGGTATTGTCTTTCAAATCCGCAGACGCATACGCAACAAAGCCATGGGCGGCGGATGCAGCTCTTGTGGGTGCAGCTGCTCTGGCGGAACCAGCAGCTGCAAAAAATAG
- a CDS encoding aspartate/glutamate racemase family protein — protein sequence MKTIGLIGGMSWESTVTYYQIVNQVVKEKLGGLHCAKVLLYSVDFFEIEECQAKGDWDKSAHILAGAAQSLEKAGADFIVICTNTMHKVVPQIQSQITLPIIHIAEATAEKLLEDGIRRTALLGTKYTMLQDFYKERLIAKGIEVLIPAPQDIEYINRVIYEELCCGVISKASKEGYLQIIAKMQQQGAQGVILGCTEIGLLVGQEDTTLPVFDTTKIHAAKAALLAMEP from the coding sequence ATGAAAACCATTGGTTTGATCGGCGGTATGAGTTGGGAAAGCACAGTCACCTATTACCAGATTGTGAATCAGGTGGTCAAAGAAAAGCTGGGCGGTTTGCACTGCGCAAAGGTGCTTCTCTACAGTGTGGATTTTTTTGAGATAGAAGAATGTCAGGCAAAAGGTGACTGGGATAAAAGTGCACATATTTTGGCTGGCGCCGCTCAAAGCCTTGAAAAAGCCGGGGCGGATTTCATCGTGATTTGCACCAACACAATGCATAAGGTGGTGCCCCAGATTCAGAGCCAAATCACTTTGCCTATTATTCATATTGCGGAGGCAACCGCCGAAAAGCTCTTGGAAGACGGTATCCGGCGCACAGCACTGCTGGGTACAAAATACACCATGCTGCAGGATTTCTATAAAGAAAGGCTGATTGCCAAAGGGATTGAGGTGTTAATCCCTGCACCGCAGGATATTGAATACATAAACCGTGTGATCTATGAGGAACTTTGCTGTGGTGTAATCTCAAAGGCCTCCAAAGAAGGGTATTTGCAAATCATTGCTAAAATGCAACAGCAAGGGGCACAGGGCGTTATCTTGGGCTGTACCGAGATCGGCCTGTTGGTGGGGCAAGAGGATACTACCCTGCCTGTATTTGATACCACCAAAATTCACGCCGCTAAGGCCGCTCTGCTGGCTATGGAGCCGTAG
- a CDS encoding TetR/AcrR family transcriptional regulator yields MPELSTKEKLLKIGKEEFLEKGYKDASLREIAKKAGFTLGAFYGYYPNKEALFNEIVQEPARVLFEHYEHTHHHFDALPEKQKIAEMGRVSGEGLKKMVKHIYENFDVFRLVFFCAVGTQYEHYLQRFIDLENASTYRFLETLRSQGYAVELDDDLIHILTSGMFYGFTEIVDHNMEREKAERYVEQLRIFYTAGWYELMGL; encoded by the coding sequence ATGCCAGAGCTTTCCACAAAAGAAAAGCTTTTAAAAATAGGGAAGGAAGAGTTTCTCGAGAAGGGCTATAAAGATGCCTCGCTTCGGGAAATTGCCAAAAAGGCCGGCTTTACTCTTGGTGCCTTCTACGGCTACTATCCCAACAAGGAAGCTCTGTTTAACGAAATTGTTCAGGAGCCTGCCCGGGTTTTGTTCGAGCATTATGAGCATACCCATCATCATTTTGATGCTTTGCCGGAAAAACAGAAAATAGCAGAGATGGGCCGTGTTTCGGGAGAAGGGCTCAAAAAAATGGTGAAACACATTTATGAGAATTTCGATGTTTTTCGTCTGGTGTTTTTTTGCGCTGTAGGCACGCAGTATGAGCATTATTTGCAGAGATTTATTGATCTGGAAAACGCCTCCACCTATCGCTTTTTGGAGACTCTTCGTTCCCAAGGCTATGCGGTGGAACTTGACGATGACCTGATTCATATTCTGACCAGCGGCATGTTTTATGGATTCACGGAAATTGTGGATCACAACATGGAAAGAGAAAAGGCTGAGCGCTATGTGGAGCAGCTTAGAATCTTTTACACGGCAGGCTGGTATGAGCTGATGGGGCTGTAA
- a CDS encoding ABC transporter ATP-binding protein, with protein sequence MKEKKTTIDWLKEWASPHKGGYITSVLLAVVGVACSIVPYFFISKVIVELIRGNKELSSYVHWIVLCAVFWVLRCVLLSISTTFSHKATFAVISEVRRRMTAKLARLPMGYILDTPSGTFKNIIVEKVDSIETILAHVLPEMTSNLLVPAAIVVYLLVLDWRMALAALVTLPIGLLCFMMMTRGYAAKFGNYVAKNKHLNATAVEYVNGIEVIKAFNQSAASYEKFSVAAQEAADSAINWMRDSQVYFSIAMAVLPATLVSVLPIGGLLYMHGTLSMEHFIQIIILSLGIMPPLVAAFSYTDDLAKITTVVSDIAHVLELPELIRPNKRISFPNYSIALQKVSFGYGEQKVLDGVNLTIPAGSITALVGPSGGGKSTIAKLIASLWDAQSGSVTIGGVNIKDIPLEQLNHSIAYVAQDNYLFDDTIRNNIRMGRLSATDQEVEEAAKASGCHEFILRLADGYETIAGGAGGHLSGGERQRISIARAMLKDAPIVILDEATSYTDPENEAVIQRAVAKLIQGKTLIVVAHRLSTIVDSDQIAVVQDGKILATGQHNQLLEQCELYRGMWEAHIDAKDTVEEVLA encoded by the coding sequence ATGAAAGAAAAAAAGACCACAATAGACTGGCTGAAGGAATGGGCGTCGCCCCACAAAGGCGGCTACATAACCTCTGTGCTGCTGGCGGTTGTGGGAGTGGCGTGCAGCATTGTCCCCTACTTTTTTATTTCCAAGGTGATTGTGGAGCTGATCCGGGGTAATAAGGAACTGAGCAGTTATGTGCACTGGATTGTTCTATGCGCTGTGTTCTGGGTGCTTCGGTGTGTGCTTCTGAGCATATCCACCACTTTTTCTCACAAGGCTACCTTCGCTGTCATATCGGAGGTGCGCCGCCGAATGACCGCCAAGCTGGCTCGGCTCCCTATGGGATACATTCTGGATACCCCCTCCGGTACTTTCAAAAATATCATTGTGGAAAAGGTGGATAGCATCGAAACCATCCTCGCCCACGTGCTGCCGGAAATGACCTCCAACCTTTTGGTGCCAGCCGCCATTGTGGTCTATCTGCTGGTTCTGGATTGGAGAATGGCACTGGCGGCACTGGTCACTCTTCCCATCGGGCTTCTCTGCTTTATGATGATGACCCGAGGTTATGCGGCCAAGTTCGGCAATTATGTGGCCAAGAATAAGCATCTCAATGCCACGGCGGTGGAATATGTCAACGGTATTGAGGTTATCAAAGCCTTTAACCAGTCGGCTGCTTCTTATGAGAAGTTTTCTGTGGCGGCTCAGGAGGCCGCTGATTCTGCGATCAACTGGATGCGAGATTCTCAGGTTTATTTTTCCATTGCCATGGCTGTGCTTCCAGCCACATTGGTGAGCGTGCTTCCTATCGGCGGGCTGCTCTATATGCACGGCACCCTGAGCATGGAGCACTTTATCCAGATCATTATTCTTTCTTTGGGAATTATGCCGCCGTTGGTAGCCGCTTTCTCCTATACAGATGATCTGGCGAAAATCACCACCGTGGTCTCGGATATTGCCCATGTGTTGGAGCTGCCCGAGCTGATTCGCCCCAATAAGCGGATAAGCTTCCCCAATTACAGCATTGCTCTGCAAAAGGTTTCCTTTGGCTATGGAGAGCAGAAGGTACTGGATGGGGTGAATCTGACCATCCCCGCCGGCAGTATCACAGCGCTGGTTGGCCCCTCCGGTGGGGGAAAATCCACCATTGCCAAGCTGATAGCCTCTCTTTGGGATGCCCAGAGCGGGTCGGTGACCATTGGCGGTGTGAATATCAAGGATATCCCGCTGGAACAGCTCAACCACAGCATTGCCTATGTGGCGCAGGATAACTACCTGTTTGATGATACGATCCGCAACAACATTCGTATGGGCCGCCTTTCCGCCACTGATCAGGAGGTTGAGGAGGCGGCTAAGGCCAGCGGATGCCACGAGTTTATCCTCCGTTTGGCCGATGGCTACGAAACAATAGCCGGTGGAGCAGGCGGCCACCTTTCCGGTGGTGAGCGCCAGCGTATTTCCATTGCCAGAGCGATGCTCAAGGATGCCCCGATTGTCATTTTAGATGAAGCCACCTCCTATACCGACCCTGAAAACGAGGCGGTCATTCAGCGGGCGGTTGCCAAGCTGATACAGGGCAAAACCCTGATTGTTGTGGCCCACCGCCTTTCTACCATTGTAGATTCTGATCAGATTGCTGTGGTTCAGGATGGCAAAATTCTGGCCACCGGGCAGCATAATCAGCTGTTGGAGCAATGTGAGCTTTATCGGGGCATGTGGGAAGCCCACATTGATGCAAAGGATACAGTTGAGGAGGTTTTGGCATGA
- a CDS encoding ABC transporter ATP-binding protein, producing MIGIFRKFFNFSGKQKKRFYISLVFSFLLAMFEAMRIGAIAVMLRAIIQGNMTGSTVITCLAIMLVSIGGSALMRNRTVMLQTIGGYTMCADKRVEIGDRLKYMPMGYFNSHNLGHITSVTTNTAESLQEVATRVIQMYLQGIINTFAVILALCFVDIRIALVTLAGVLLFFGINRFLQRVAAKISPSKAIADENIVGAVLEYVQGIGIVKSYNLMNQAGKKIDNAIDECERVNFGLERSFIPFASLQNIVLKLSGVCITLFSIMFYIGGSLSLENCLIFIVCSFIVYAHLEAAGMYSSLLRLVDISVDKINEIFETPVMDEKGSDICPKTFDIEAKNISFSYDQRKILDNISFSIPQNTITAVVGPSGGGKSTLCNLIARFWDVDEGSITLGGHDLREYKLDNLLSCVSMVFQNVYLFNDTIANNIKFGCSEATRAQVEEAAKKARCHDFIMELPKGYDTMVGEGGATLSGGEKQRISIARAMLKDAPIVILDEATANVDPENESQLQQAIEALTKNKTLIMIAHRLKTIRNANQILVVDEGKIVQQGTHRELAKQEGLYQRFLHVREQAIGWRLS from the coding sequence ATGATTGGAATTTTTCGTAAATTCTTTAACTTTTCGGGCAAGCAGAAAAAAAGGTTTTATATTTCTCTGGTGTTTTCCTTTCTGCTGGCCATGTTTGAGGCTATGCGTATCGGTGCGATCGCTGTTATGCTCCGGGCGATTATACAGGGCAACATGACAGGGAGCACGGTGATTACCTGCTTGGCGATTATGTTGGTGAGCATTGGCGGCAGTGCTTTGATGCGCAACCGCACTGTGATGCTTCAAACCATAGGTGGCTATACCATGTGTGCCGATAAACGGGTGGAAATCGGCGATCGGCTTAAATATATGCCGATGGGTTACTTCAACAGCCACAATTTGGGGCACATTACCTCGGTCACCACCAATACAGCAGAAAGCTTGCAGGAAGTGGCTACACGGGTTATCCAGATGTACTTGCAGGGAATTATCAATACCTTTGCCGTTATCCTTGCACTTTGCTTTGTGGATATACGCATCGCTTTGGTTACCCTTGCAGGGGTGCTGCTCTTCTTCGGAATCAACCGGTTTCTGCAAAGAGTGGCTGCAAAAATATCCCCCTCAAAGGCTATAGCGGATGAAAACATCGTGGGTGCTGTGCTGGAATATGTGCAGGGCATCGGCATTGTTAAATCCTACAATCTGATGAACCAGGCAGGCAAAAAGATCGACAACGCCATTGACGAATGCGAAAGAGTCAACTTTGGGCTGGAGCGCAGCTTTATACCCTTTGCATCCCTCCAGAATATTGTTCTCAAGCTTTCGGGCGTGTGCATTACACTGTTTTCCATTATGTTTTATATTGGAGGCAGCCTTTCCCTTGAGAACTGCCTGATCTTCATTGTTTGCTCCTTCATTGTATATGCTCATTTGGAAGCGGCTGGAATGTATTCCTCTCTTTTGCGGCTGGTGGATATTTCGGTGGATAAAATCAATGAGATTTTTGAAACCCCGGTTATGGATGAAAAAGGCTCGGATATTTGCCCCAAGACATTTGATATTGAGGCCAAGAATATCAGCTTTTCTTATGACCAGCGCAAGATATTGGATAACATTAGTTTTAGCATTCCGCAAAACACAATTACCGCGGTTGTGGGGCCCTCCGGCGGCGGAAAAAGCACCCTGTGCAACTTAATTGCCCGCTTCTGGGATGTGGATGAGGGCAGCATCACGCTGGGAGGCCATGATCTGCGGGAATATAAGCTGGATAATTTGCTTTCCTGCGTGAGCATGGTGTTCCAGAATGTCTATCTTTTCAACGATACCATTGCCAACAACATTAAGTTTGGCTGCTCAGAGGCAACCCGGGCCCAGGTGGAAGAAGCGGCTAAAAAGGCCCGGTGCCATGATTTTATTATGGAACTGCCCAAGGGCTACGATACCATGGTAGGGGAGGGGGGAGCCACCCTTTCCGGCGGTGAAAAACAGCGCATTTCCATTGCGCGGGCTATGCTTAAGGATGCTCCCATTGTAATTCTGGATGAAGCCACAGCCAATGTAGACCCCGAAAACGAAAGCCAGCTCCAGCAGGCTATTGAGGCGCTTACCAAAAACAAAACTTTGATTATGATTGCGCACCGGCTCAAGACCATACGCAATGCCAACCAGATTCTGGTGGTGGATGAGGGTAAGATCGTTCAGCAGGGCACCCATCGGGAGCTTGCCAAGCAGGAAGGCCTTTATCAGCGGTTCTTGCATGTCCGAGAGCAGGCAATTGGATGGCGCCTTTCCTAA
- a CDS encoding ferritin — protein sequence MFDKKVAELLNEQIVKELYSSYLYLHFANYYMEQGLKGFSNWYQIQSQEEYDHAMLFVQYMQNNDIKVTYEAIDKPDTVLNDNMDALKAGLEHEQFVTASIHNIYDAAYSSKDFRTMQFLDWFVKEQGEEEANATDLIKKMEMFGTDCKGLYLLDQELGARVYSAPSLVL from the coding sequence ATGTTTGATAAAAAAGTTGCTGAATTGTTGAATGAGCAAATTGTCAAGGAACTGTATTCCTCTTACCTTTACTTGCATTTCGCCAATTATTATATGGAGCAGGGTCTTAAAGGTTTTTCCAACTGGTATCAAATCCAGTCCCAAGAAGAATACGATCACGCCATGCTTTTTGTTCAGTACATGCAGAACAATGATATCAAGGTCACTTATGAGGCCATTGATAAGCCCGACACAGTACTTAACGACAATATGGATGCACTGAAAGCCGGTTTGGAGCACGAGCAGTTTGTTACCGCATCCATCCATAATATTTATGATGCAGCGTATTCCTCCAAAGACTTCCGTACCATGCAGTTTCTGGATTGGTTCGTAAAGGAGCAGGGCGAGGAAGAAGCCAACGCCACCGATTTGATCAAAAAGATGGAGATGTTCGGCACTGACTGCAAGGGCCTGTATCTTCTCGATCAGGAGCTGGGCGCACGTGTCTACTCCGCACCAAGCCTTGTTTTGTAA
- a CDS encoding methyl-accepting chemotaxis protein: MKRFKDFRISHKLMTGFFSLILIMVIIGSVGISGLFRVNQTSTYMYENKTKPIENMIHAIENLYQLRSDSRAMVIFAGNMQELAKLEQALKSEHEKLINYMALYRETFNADDAELIALYDESLDLINNIYIPAVRASLDAAKSGNQQAALNTLSQDLETIEKIFSNFDSMVNRSMDGVKASSEQNHHTALLSTIQQIAFLFLGTLIAVFLSIKISQMISKPIQQVVEAAKQITLGNAEVQLSETVSKDETGQLMAAFSEMLAGIRLQAESAVQLSHGDFTHEIPLRSEKDVLGLALEKIRKDLSQTIHLIRSTAAQVNTGAGQIADAAQELASGTTEQASSIEELNVAMASVAQQAEQNAHNVISASKAVEETGTGVHAGNEHMQKLNASMKEIAVASKQISNITKVIQDIAFQTNILALNAAIEAARAGPAGKGFAVVADEVRNLAAKSAEAANQTAALIQRSSATVAEGEELADKTAQLLINVAEKAALVNTAIKQIEAASSHQAQVIEQINQGLNQVSAVVQTNAASAEESSASSEELAAYAQALAQEIRKFRLEQQDLFDTNKAQENGSEDHEASGASASSAGYSKY, from the coding sequence ATGAAAAGGTTTAAGGACTTTCGCATTTCGCACAAATTAATGACCGGTTTTTTCTCACTAATTTTGATTATGGTTATAATAGGCAGTGTTGGAATCAGCGGATTGTTCCGTGTCAATCAAACCAGCACATATATGTATGAAAATAAAACTAAGCCTATTGAAAATATGATTCATGCCATTGAAAATTTATATCAGCTTCGCTCCGATTCCAGAGCTATGGTGATTTTCGCCGGAAATATGCAGGAACTGGCAAAACTGGAGCAAGCCCTAAAATCTGAACACGAAAAGCTCATCAACTATATGGCACTTTATCGTGAAACTTTTAATGCCGATGACGCAGAACTAATTGCTCTGTATGATGAAAGCCTTGATTTGATCAACAATATTTATATCCCCGCTGTCAGGGCAAGCCTTGATGCAGCAAAAAGCGGCAATCAGCAAGCCGCTCTGAACACGCTTTCGCAGGATCTGGAAACCATCGAGAAAATATTCAGCAACTTTGATTCAATGGTCAACCGCAGTATGGATGGAGTGAAAGCCTCCAGCGAACAAAATCATCACACCGCTCTGCTATCCACCATTCAGCAGATTGCTTTTCTTTTTCTCGGAACACTCATCGCTGTATTCCTGAGCATCAAAATATCCCAAATGATTAGCAAACCCATCCAACAGGTGGTGGAAGCGGCCAAACAAATTACACTGGGCAATGCCGAAGTGCAGCTCAGCGAAACTGTCTCTAAGGATGAAACCGGCCAACTTATGGCCGCCTTTTCCGAAATGCTGGCCGGTATCCGCTTGCAGGCCGAATCAGCGGTACAGCTCAGCCATGGCGATTTTACCCATGAGATTCCTTTGCGCTCTGAAAAGGATGTCTTGGGACTTGCTCTGGAAAAAATCAGGAAAGATCTCAGCCAGACCATCCACTTGATTCGCTCCACAGCTGCACAAGTGAATACAGGCGCAGGGCAGATTGCAGATGCGGCTCAGGAGCTGGCTTCCGGAACCACAGAACAAGCCTCCAGCATTGAGGAATTGAATGTGGCCATGGCCAGTGTTGCCCAGCAGGCCGAGCAGAACGCACACAATGTAATCAGCGCTTCGAAAGCTGTTGAAGAAACCGGAACCGGGGTTCATGCCGGTAATGAACACATGCAAAAGCTCAATGCCTCCATGAAAGAAATCGCCGTAGCCTCCAAACAAATTTCCAACATCACCAAGGTGATTCAGGACATTGCCTTCCAGACCAACATTCTGGCTCTCAACGCCGCCATCGAAGCCGCACGTGCAGGCCCAGCCGGAAAGGGCTTTGCAGTGGTTGCCGATGAGGTGCGCAATTTAGCAGCCAAATCCGCCGAAGCCGCCAACCAGACAGCCGCCCTGATTCAGCGTTCTTCCGCCACTGTAGCGGAGGGCGAAGAGCTGGCCGATAAAACTGCTCAGCTATTAATCAATGTGGCCGAAAAAGCTGCCTTGGTCAACACAGCTATTAAGCAGATTGAAGCTGCCTCTTCACATCAGGCGCAGGTTATCGAACAAATTAACCAAGGATTGAATCAGGTATCGGCGGTGGTGCAGACCAACGCTGCCAGTGCCGAAGAAAGCTCCGCTTCCAGCGAGGAATTGGCGGCCTATGCTCAGGCACTGGCTCAGGAAATCCGCAAGTTCCGATTGGAGCAGCAAGATTTATTCGACACCAACAAGGCCCAAGAAAACGGCTCCGAGGATCATGAAGCATCCGGGGCATCTGCATCCAGTGCAGGCTACAGTAAGTATTAA
- a CDS encoding helix-turn-helix domain-containing protein, translated as MITGFDSVISLLKNSSAEVHCVDTAKQLEAFCIFKGNEETCFERCLYLLSGELLPPSPPEGISSLVISFLDRPMPESYQAVNWIVLKKETDLLAVVSSLQTQFSASEPTDTFFNRLLAATNESQSIQKLLDIGHQELKNPLLLVDIALCFVAHSGGTQIVDEPLWDWTLTKGYVTDEYVRYVMSGDEGTPNAQEPSPNTHDSRLIWQEGMLQHRQLVAKVNGSGMPLGYLKLLEYNQPIGAEEAQKLLILSEFIAICMGYCSESHVRENTLVETFLTAMLTQRLFDKAAIEERVSRFQLKLYDNLTVIVLGTKNMMREKVYFIIKRAKNFLTRETMVIFKGNLVILYDHKQPEPFSENELNNFEKLCSDFGVRAGISNTFNEMHSFESFYRQANTALKISEDMNSPQHVSYYNDTSILHMISLFSEHNDPSVLIHPAVFQLRSHDEQFASDFFTTLNEYLRNNQDMALTAVALHIHYNTLKYRMRKLVEVTGLDLTDHSLTFRLYFSFIVYEFLDKSNKLPQ; from the coding sequence ATGATAACCGGTTTCGATTCGGTGATATCTTTGCTTAAAAACAGCTCCGCAGAAGTTCACTGCGTTGATACAGCCAAGCAGCTGGAAGCGTTCTGCATTTTTAAAGGCAATGAGGAGACTTGTTTCGAAAGGTGCCTTTACCTGCTTTCAGGGGAACTGCTTCCGCCCAGCCCACCAGAGGGTATATCCTCGCTTGTTATTTCGTTCCTTGACAGGCCCATGCCTGAAAGCTACCAAGCTGTTAACTGGATTGTTTTAAAAAAAGAAACCGACTTGCTGGCTGTGGTTTCTTCCCTTCAGACACAGTTTTCCGCCTCAGAACCGACAGATACATTTTTCAACCGCTTACTTGCAGCAACAAACGAATCCCAAAGCATTCAGAAGCTGCTGGATATCGGACACCAAGAGCTGAAAAATCCGCTGCTTTTGGTTGATATTGCACTGTGCTTTGTTGCGCATTCAGGGGGAACACAAATTGTAGATGAACCCCTCTGGGATTGGACGCTGACCAAGGGATATGTGACAGATGAGTATGTCCGTTATGTGATGAGTGGTGATGAGGGCACCCCAAATGCGCAGGAGCCTTCTCCCAATACCCACGATTCTCGCCTGATCTGGCAGGAAGGCATGCTGCAGCACCGTCAACTGGTGGCGAAAGTAAATGGAAGCGGAATGCCTCTTGGCTATTTAAAGCTGCTCGAATACAACCAGCCCATCGGGGCGGAAGAAGCACAAAAGCTTTTGATCCTGAGCGAGTTTATTGCAATTTGCATGGGTTACTGCTCCGAATCCCATGTTCGGGAAAATACATTGGTGGAAACATTCTTAACAGCGATGCTCACGCAGCGGCTGTTTGATAAGGCGGCCATCGAGGAACGTGTCAGCCGCTTTCAGCTTAAGCTTTATGACAATCTCACCGTTATTGTTTTGGGAACCAAAAACATGATGCGTGAGAAGGTTTATTTTATTATAAAGAGAGCCAAGAACTTTTTAACAAGAGAGACAATGGTGATTTTCAAGGGCAACCTTGTGATTTTATACGACCATAAGCAGCCTGAGCCTTTTTCTGAAAATGAATTAAATAATTTTGAAAAGCTGTGCAGCGATTTTGGCGTTCGGGCTGGTATCAGCAACACTTTTAACGAGATGCATTCTTTTGAATCCTTTTATCGGCAGGCTAATACAGCACTAAAAATCAGTGAGGATATGAACAGCCCTCAGCACGTTAGCTATTACAACGATACCAGCATTTTGCATATGATCAGTCTCTTTTCCGAGCACAATGATCCTTCTGTACTGATTCATCCAGCGGTGTTTCAGCTGCGCAGTCACGACGAACAGTTTGCCAGTGACTTTTTTACCACACTCAACGAATATCTAAGAAACAATCAAGACATGGCTTTGACAGCTGTTGCCCTGCATATACATTACAACACCCTTAAATACAGAATGAGGAAGCTGGTTGAAGTTACAGGATTGGATCTGACTGATCACAGTCTGACGTTTCGCTTGTATTTTTCATTTATTGTTTATGAATTCCTTGATAAAAGCAACAAACTGCCGCAATAA
- a CDS encoding iron-containing alcohol dehydrogenase yields the protein MSRYSQLCPVYFGNGEINRTGEIAKELGMTKVLLVTEKSIMKFGIPQKAISSLEAAGIQVAVYDGVMMDAPDTTVIEGTRLAQEMGADGIIGCGGGSTLDTGKGISLYATNNDSVALKQIIHFEVAPQSLKPAIKSIMIPTTSGTGSESTFVAVITDTDTHQKCGCLVTAAAAIVDPDLTVGLCPEVTAYTGMDAFSHCNEALCNVGPNPHSDTLAINAIERIYKWLPVAVKDVNNVEARRNLAIASNFAGIAFQDSQVNVGHAMAHALGARLHIPHGIGCALVTPSVIELVASARPDVYMQIAKIFELKTTEEALPKALAEAVRGFNREIGISSIRALGFTREQVMDTVSYAMGEMMRMGCIVQQDEEVLARMMAQVFDLYE from the coding sequence ATGTCAAGGTATTCACAGTTATGCCCGGTGTATTTTGGTAATGGGGAGATTAACAGAACAGGCGAGATTGCCAAGGAGCTTGGCATGACCAAGGTGCTGCTTGTCACAGAAAAAAGCATCATGAAGTTCGGCATCCCCCAAAAAGCCATCAGCAGCCTTGAGGCTGCCGGAATCCAAGTCGCTGTCTATGATGGTGTAATGATGGATGCGCCTGATACGACCGTGATCGAGGGCACAAGGCTTGCCCAAGAAATGGGTGCAGATGGTATCATTGGCTGCGGAGGCGGCTCCACTCTTGATACCGGCAAGGGCATTTCTTTGTATGCCACAAACAACGACAGCGTAGCACTCAAGCAGATTATTCATTTTGAGGTTGCGCCTCAGTCTCTCAAGCCCGCTATCAAATCCATCATGATTCCTACCACCTCCGGCACAGGGTCTGAATCCACTTTTGTGGCGGTCATCACCGACACGGATACCCACCAGAAATGTGGCTGTCTGGTGACTGCCGCTGCTGCCATTGTTGACCCTGACCTTACAGTAGGGCTGTGCCCAGAGGTTACTGCTTACACTGGCATGGATGCCTTCTCTCACTGCAACGAGGCGCTGTGTAATGTTGGCCCCAATCCCCACTCCGATACACTGGCCATTAATGCAATCGAACGCATTTACAAGTGGCTGCCCGTTGCAGTGAAGGATGTAAACAATGTAGAAGCACGCCGCAATCTTGCTATTGCCAGCAACTTTGCCGGTATTGCATTCCAGGATTCTCAGGTTAATGTTGGCCATGCTATGGCGCATGCATTGGGTGCACGGCTTCACATTCCCCATGGCATTGGATGCGCACTGGTAACACCTAGCGTTATTGAGCTTGTTGCATCTGCCCGGCCGGATGTTTATATGCAGATTGCTAAGATTTTCGAATTGAAAACCACAGAGGAGGCTCTCCCGAAAGCGCTGGCTGAAGCGGTGCGCGGTTTCAACAGAGAAATCGGCATCTCATCTATACGTGCACTGGGCTTTACCCGTGAGCAGGTTATGGATACAGTAAGCTATGCCATGGGCGAAATGATGCGTATGGGCTGCATTGTGCAGCAGGACGAGGAAGTTCTTGCCCGCATGATGGCGCAGGTTTTTGATCTCTACGAATAA